GACCTTCCCGACCGCATCCAGCACTACATCGACGGCGAGCTCGTCGACTCCCTCGACGGGGCGACCTTCGAGGTCCTGGACCCGGTGTCCAACGAGACCTACCTGCGGGCCGCGGCCGGCTCGGCGGCCGATGTCGACCGCGCGGTCGCGGCCGCCCGGAGGGCCTTCACCGAGGGACCCTGGCCCGGCATGCTGCCCCGCGAGCGCAGCCGGGTCCTGCACCGGATCGCCGACATCGTGGAGTCGCGGGACGCCCGGCTGGCCGAGCTGGAGTCCTTCGACTCCGGCCTGCCGATCACGCAGGCGCTCGGCCAGGCGCGCCGGGCCGCCGAGAACTTCCGCTTCTTCGCCGACCTCGTCGTGGCGCAGGCGGACGACACCTACAAGGTGCCCGGACGTCAGGTCAACTACGTCAACCGCAAGCCGATCGGCGTCGCCGGGCTCATCACCCCCTGGAACACGCCCTTCATGCTGGAGTCCTGGAAGCTCGGCCCCGCGCTGGCCACGGGCAACACGGTGGTGCTCAAGCCGGCCGAGTTCACCCCGCTGTCCGCGTCGCTGTGGGCCGAGATCTTCGAGGAGGCCGGGGTGCCGCAGGGGGTGTTCAACCTGGTCAACGGGCTCGGTGAGGATGCCGGTGACGCGCTGGTCAAGCATCCCGACGTCCCGCTGATCTCGTTCACCGGGGAGAGCAGGACCGGGCAGACCATCTTCGCCAACGCCGCCCCCTACCTCAAGGGGCTGTCCATGGAGCTGGGCGGCAAGTCGCCGGCGGTCGTCTTCGCCGACGCCGACCTCGACGCCGCGATCGACGCGACCATCTTCGGGGTCTTCTCCCTCAACGGGGAGCGGTGCACGGCGGGCAGCCGCATCCTCGTGCAGCGCGAGGTCTACGACGAGTTCGTCGAGCGGTATGCCGCCCAGGCCGAGCGGGTCGTCGTGGGCCACCCGCACGACGAGCGCACCGAGGTCGGGGCCCTCGTGCACCCCGAGCACTTCGACAAGGTCATGGGCTACATCGAGCTGGGCAGGACCGAGGGGCGCCTGGTCGCCGGCGGCGGCCGGCCCGAGGGCTTCGAGACCGGCAACTTCGTCGCCCCGACGGTCTTCGCCGACGTCCCCCGCGACGCCCGCATCTTCCAGGAGGAGATCTTCGGGCCGGTGGTGGCCATCACGCCGTTCGACACCGAGGAGGAGGCCCTCGAGCTGGCCAACGGGGTGAGGTACGGCCTGGCGGCCTACATCTGGACCAACGACCTGCGGCGCGCGCACACCTTCGCGCAGAGCGTGGAGGCGGGCATGGTGTGGCTCAACTCCAACAACGTCCGCGACCTGCGCACCCCCTTCGGCGGCGTCAAGGCCTCCGGGCTGGGCCACGAGGGCGGCTACCGGTCCATCGACTTCTACACCGACCAGCAGGCCGTCCACATCACCCTCGGCGCCGTCCACCATCCCACCTTCGGCAAGCAGGGCCCGGCGGGCCGCTGACCGGCCGCCCCTGATGAGCCATCCGACCACCCCGACCTCGCAAGGACGCGACATGAGCGACAAGCACGCCGGCAAGACCCTGACCTCCTCGGGCTACTACGTCTCCCAGGAGGCGCCCATCCGCACCGACGACCCCGTCCCGACGCCCTCGGTGCCCGCTCCCGACATCCTGCGCTGCGCCTACATGGAGATCGTCGTCACCGACCTCGCCGCCTCGCGCGACTTCTACGTCGACGTCCTGGGGCTGACGGTCACCGAGGAGGACGACTCCACCGTCTACCTGCGCTCCATCGAGGAGTTCATCCACCACAACCTGGTCCTGCGGCAGGGCCCGGTCGCCGCGGTCGCAGTCTTCTCCTACCGCGTCCGCACGCCGGAGGACCTGGACCGCGCGGTGGCGTTCTACACCGAGCTGGGGTGCCGGGTGGAGCGCCGGGCCGAGGGCTTCACCCGGGGCGTCGGAGACTCGGTGCGGGTCACCGACCCGCTCGGCTTCCCCTACGAGTTCTTCCACGAGGTCGAGCACGTGGAGCGGCTGGCGTGGCGCTACGACCTGCACACCCCCGGCGCCCTGGTGCGGCTGGACCACTTCAACCAGGTGACGCCCGACGTCCCGCGCGCCACGAAGTTCATGCAGGACCTCGGCTTCCGCGTGACCGAGGACATCCAGGACGACGCGGGGACGGTGTATGCCGCGTGGATGCGGCGCAAGCCGACCGTCCACGACACCGCCATGACCGGCGGCGACGGCCCGCGGATGCACCACGTCGCGTTCTCCACCCACGAGAAGCACAACATCCTCGCCATCTGCGACAAGCTCGGGGCGCTGCGGCGCTCGGACGCCATCGAGCGCGGCCCCGGTCGGCACGGCGTGTCCAACGCCTTCTACCTCTACCTGCGCGACCCGGACGGGCACCGCGTGGAGATCTACACGCAGGACTACTACACCGGCGACCCGGACAACCCGGTCATCACCTGGGACGTCCACGACAACCAGCGGCGGGACTGGTGGGGCAACCCGGTGGTGCCGTCCTGGTACACCGAGGCCTCGCTCGTGCTCGACCTCGACGGCAACCCGCAGCCGGTGGTGCAGCGCACCGACGACTCCGAGATGGGAGTCACCATCGGCGCCGACGGCTTCTCCTACACGCGCCAGGGCGAGGACGAGATGCCGGACTGGAAGAAGGGCGAGTACAAGCTGGGGCACCAGCTGTGACGCGGGAGGAGCACCCGTGCTGACGACGGAGCAGATCCACGAGATCGCGCAGGAGCTGGCCGAGGCCGACCGGACGCACTCGGTCATCCCCCGGATCACGGCCCGCCACCCCGAGGCCACGGTCGAGGACTCCTACGCCATCCAGGGTGTCTGGCGGGACACGAACCTCGCCGCCGGACGCCGGCTGGTGGGTCGCAAGATCGGCCTGACCTCCAAGGCGATGCAGCAGGCGACGGGGATCAGCGAGCCGGACTACGGCGTGATGTTCGACGACACCGTCCATCCCTCCGGTGCCGAGATCCGGGTCGACGACTTCTCCAACGTGCGGGTCGAGGTCGAGCTCGCGTTCGTCCTCGCCCGGCCGTTGTCCGGGCCGGACTGCACCCTGGAGGACGCGCTGGCGGCGATCGAGCACGCCGTCCCCGCGCTCGAGGTCCTCAACTCCCACATCGAGCTCGAGGGGCGCACGATCGTCGACACGATCAGCGACAACGCGGCCTACGGGGCGATGGTGCTCGGCGACGTCCGGCGCCGGCCGGACGAGGTCGACCTGCGCTGGGTCCCCGGGGTGCTGTCCCGCAACGGCGAGGTCGAGGAGACCGGCGTCGCCGCCGGGGTCCTCGGTCACCCGGCGACGGGGGTGGCCTGGCTGGCCAACAAGGTCCACCAGCACGGGGACCGCCTCGAGGCCGGCGAGATCATCCTCGCCGGGTCCTTCACCCGACCGCTGTGGGTCTCCAAGGGCGACACCATCCACTGCGACTACGCCGAGATGGGGACCATCACGTGCCACTTCGTCTGACCCCCACCCTCCGCGACGCGCTGGCCCGCAGCGACCGGCCCCTGGTGGGGATGTGGGTGTGCTCGGGCTCGCCTCTCGTGGCCGAGATCGCCGCCGGCTCGGGCCTGGACTGGCTGCTCGTCGACATGGAGCACGCTCCCAACGGGCTGGAGTCGGTCCTCGCGCAGCTGCAGGCGGTCGCGGCATACCCGGTCGTCCCCGTCGTCCGCGTCCCCTCCGCCGACCCGGTGCTCATCAAGCAGGTGCTCGACCTGGGGGCGCAGACCATCCTCGTCCCCATGGTCGAGAGCGCGCAGGAGGCCGCCGCGGCGGTGGCGGCCGTGCGCTACCCGCCGCGCGGACGGCGCGGGGTCGGCTCCGCCCTGGGGCGCTCGGCGCGGTGGAACCGCGTGGAGGGCTATCTCGTCGACGCCGACGAGCACGTGTCGCTGCTCGTCCAGGTGGAGTCCGACGCCGCGGTCGCGGCGGCGGGCGAGATCGCGGCCGTCGACGGGGTCGACGGGGTCTTCGTGGGGCCGAGCGACCTGGCGGCGTCCATGGGGCTGCTGGGCCAGCAGACGCACCCGGACGTCCGCGCGGCCGTGCGGTCGACCTTCGAGGCGGCCCGGGCGGCCGGCACCCCCGTCGGCGTCAACGCCTTCGACCCGGCCGTCGCCGACGACTACCTCGGGCACGGCGCCTCCTTCGTCCTCGTGGGTGCCGACGTGGCGCTGCTCGCCCGCGGGTCGGAGGCGCTGGCCGCGCGCTTCGTCCCCGCCGGCGGCGAGGGCACCGACCGGTCCTGACGGCCCACCCCTCGCCAGCACCTATAGTCGAGGGGTCCGGCGCCCCCGCGCCGGTGCTCGAAAAAGGAGCACGGAGCCGCGCTCGGCGCGCGAGACACATACGGCCTCGATCCCGTCATGTCTCCTGCAGAGGAAGCTCGTATGCCCACCGTCTCCGCCCACGTCGCCCACACCCTCGCCCGCCACGTCGACCACGTCTTCGGGGTGATGGGCAACGGCAACGCCCACGTCCTCGACGCCCTCGAGCGCTCGAGCGACGTGCAGTTCACCGCGGTCCGCCACGAGGCCGGGGGAGTGGTCGCGGCGGACGCCCACCACCGTGCCTGCGGGCGGATCGCCGCGGCGACGTCGACCTACGGCGCCGGCTTCACCAACACCCTCACCGCACTGGCCG
This genomic window from Serinicoccus chungangensis contains:
- the hpaE gene encoding 5-carboxymethyl-2-hydroxymuconate semialdehyde dehydrogenase gives rise to the protein MTDPTGPAVAGHVPADLPDRIQHYIDGELVDSLDGATFEVLDPVSNETYLRAAAGSAADVDRAVAAARRAFTEGPWPGMLPRERSRVLHRIADIVESRDARLAELESFDSGLPITQALGQARRAAENFRFFADLVVAQADDTYKVPGRQVNYVNRKPIGVAGLITPWNTPFMLESWKLGPALATGNTVVLKPAEFTPLSASLWAEIFEEAGVPQGVFNLVNGLGEDAGDALVKHPDVPLISFTGESRTGQTIFANAAPYLKGLSMELGGKSPAVVFADADLDAAIDATIFGVFSLNGERCTAGSRILVQREVYDEFVERYAAQAERVVVGHPHDERTEVGALVHPEHFDKVMGYIELGRTEGRLVAGGGRPEGFETGNFVAPTVFADVPRDARIFQEEIFGPVVAITPFDTEEEALELANGVRYGLAAYIWTNDLRRAHTFAQSVEAGMVWLNSNNVRDLRTPFGGVKASGLGHEGGYRSIDFYTDQQAVHITLGAVHHPTFGKQGPAGR
- the hpaD gene encoding 3,4-dihydroxyphenylacetate 2,3-dioxygenase; the encoded protein is MSDKHAGKTLTSSGYYVSQEAPIRTDDPVPTPSVPAPDILRCAYMEIVVTDLAASRDFYVDVLGLTVTEEDDSTVYLRSIEEFIHHNLVLRQGPVAAVAVFSYRVRTPEDLDRAVAFYTELGCRVERRAEGFTRGVGDSVRVTDPLGFPYEFFHEVEHVERLAWRYDLHTPGALVRLDHFNQVTPDVPRATKFMQDLGFRVTEDIQDDAGTVYAAWMRRKPTVHDTAMTGGDGPRMHHVAFSTHEKHNILAICDKLGALRRSDAIERGPGRHGVSNAFYLYLRDPDGHRVEIYTQDYYTGDPDNPVITWDVHDNQRRDWWGNPVVPSWYTEASLVLDLDGNPQPVVQRTDDSEMGVTIGADGFSYTRQGEDEMPDWKKGEYKLGHQL
- a CDS encoding 2-keto-4-pentenoate hydratase, coding for MLTTEQIHEIAQELAEADRTHSVIPRITARHPEATVEDSYAIQGVWRDTNLAAGRRLVGRKIGLTSKAMQQATGISEPDYGVMFDDTVHPSGAEIRVDDFSNVRVEVELAFVLARPLSGPDCTLEDALAAIEHAVPALEVLNSHIELEGRTIVDTISDNAAYGAMVLGDVRRRPDEVDLRWVPGVLSRNGEVEETGVAAGVLGHPATGVAWLANKVHQHGDRLEAGEIILAGSFTRPLWVSKGDTIHCDYAEMGTITCHFV
- a CDS encoding aldolase/citrate lyase family protein; its protein translation is MPLRLTPTLRDALARSDRPLVGMWVCSGSPLVAEIAAGSGLDWLLVDMEHAPNGLESVLAQLQAVAAYPVVPVVRVPSADPVLIKQVLDLGAQTILVPMVESAQEAAAAVAAVRYPPRGRRGVGSALGRSARWNRVEGYLVDADEHVSLLVQVESDAAVAAAGEIAAVDGVDGVFVGPSDLAASMGLLGQQTHPDVRAAVRSTFEAARAAGTPVGVNAFDPAVADDYLGHGASFVLVGADVALLARGSEALAARFVPAGGEGTDRS